From Seriola aureovittata isolate HTS-2021-v1 ecotype China chromosome 16, ASM2101889v1, whole genome shotgun sequence, one genomic window encodes:
- the LOC130184219 gene encoding G-protein coupled receptor 20, translating into MVMLISLLTSRFHFCHSVANPLFIHPFQPMESLPANISSTPSTEPLLTPDATNCTAWDQRWGTPHLHRLAHLDVQLYQDFYAVWVSLMVCNCLMLVVGVVLNSLALYVFCGASTHPSASVVYTINLAVADLLVALSLPARIALYHSGGSCVACSYVHTFSYFVNMYCSILFLTSICVDRYLAVVHVSSTLHRWRTTGAARCVSATVWFIAVVVTYSFQTTALELSSSCVLLPALFYLTILEFLLPLLAVVGFTLRVACFLSSTHGLMPQQSRARRARAIRLLATVLVVFTVCFTPFHIRQVLVYFRVKVGGEGLGQGAGHVLAYHITVTLSSLNSCLDPVVYCFVTDSFKRVWRTRRRGGREGDGEAGHTSAGEVERNSVNKCSGTALAIAHSVATLTLTSAPLSAASMDQST; encoded by the exons atggtGATGCTTATTTCTCTTCTCACCTCTCGGTTTCACTTCTGCCATTCAGTAGCCAACCCACTATTCATTCATCCTTTTCAACCAATGGAGAGTCTTCCTGCCAACATCAGCTCCACTCCCTCCACTGAGCCCCTCCTCACTCCAGACGCAACTAACTGCACCGCCTGGGACCAGCGGTGGGGTACACCGCACTTGCACAGGTTAGCCCACCTGGATGTGCAGCTGTACCAAGACTTCTACGCTGTGTGGGTCTCTCTGATG GTGTGTAACTGTCTGATGCTGGTGGTCGGTGTGGTCCTCAACAGTTTGGCTCTCTATGTCTTCTGCGGGGCCTCCACCCACCCCTCAGCCTCTGTAGTTTACACCATAAACCTGGCTGTCgctgacctgctggtggcgctgtCACTGCCTGCTCGCATTGCCCTGTACCACAGCGGAGGGAGTTGTGTGGCTTGCTCTTACGTTCACACCTTCAGCTACTTTGTCAACATGTACTGCAGTATCCTGTTTCTGACCAG tATCTGTGTAGATCGGTACCTTGCTGTCGTCCACGTGTCCAGCACTCTCCATCGATGGAGGACCACAGGAGCAGCCAGGTGTGTCAGCGCCACAGTGTGGTTCATTGCAGTTGTGGTCACCTACTCTTTCCAG aCCACAGCGTTGGAGTTGAGTTCATCCTGCGTGCTCCTCCCTGCCCTCTTCTACCTCACCATCCTGGAgttcctcctccccctcctcgcTGTGGTGGGCTTCACGCTGCGCGTTGcgtgttttctctcctccacccacGGCCTGATGCCCCAGCAGAGCAGGGCGAGGAGGGCTCGTGCCATCAGACTTCTGGCCACCGTCCTGGTggttttcactgtttgtttcacGCCCTTCCACATCCGCCAGGTGCTGGTTTACTTCAGGGTCAAAGTCGGCGGGGAGGGTCTGGGCCAAGGGGCGGGGCACGTGCTCGCCTATCACATCACGGTGACCCTGAGCAGCCTGAACAGCTGCCTGGATCCAGTGGTGTACTGCTTCGTGACGGACAGCTTCAAGAGAGTttggaggacgaggaggaggggaggaagggagggagacgGGGAGGCCGGGCATACAAGTGCGGGAGAAGTGGAGAGGAACTCGGTGAATAAATGTTCAGGTACAGCGCTGGCGATAGCTCACAGCGTCgccactctcactctcaccaGCGCACCCCTCTCTGCAGCCAGCATGGACCAGTCCACTTAG